TGGTTATTACATTTTTGACGTGGAGTGGATTAAGCTTAACGGCTTTTGGAATTACCGTTTCGCTTTATTCGACAGTAAACAGAATATTATCGTTGCTGATGAAATATACTCCAAAGAGAATTCCACGAACATACAAAAGTTTTTAGAGGAATCCACCAGAAATCAAAAGAAAATAGCAATAACAAGCGATTTAGATGAAAAATATAAACCCATAATTGAAGGATTAGAGTTTACGCATCAGTGGTGTTTATTTCATGTGTTTAAAAACATAAATAAGAAAATAAAAGAATACATAAGAGATAATGAATTGTCTGATGATGAATTAGAGAATATAAGGCAAGAAAAACTAGAAATATTCAGTTTATTTAACAGTAAATCATTTAAAGAAGCTAGAACTCGAATGGATGAAATATTAAATCAAATAAAAGATTATTCAAAGGTTATTCAATCAATTATCATGGATTCGTTAATGCCTTACTTCAAAACATACTTTTCGTACCTTTTAGATGAAAATATTGAACGAACTTCAAATAAATTGGAAAACCAATTCCAAAAAACCTTTCCTAAAAGTATTAAAAGAATAATGAAGATTAAAAAAGGTGGGTGTTGACCCTTCAAAATACTGAAGTTTTATATAGTAGTTAGGACCATATTTATACTTAAGGGGATGTGTTTTTATGGGTGTTCGTGGTCCTAAACCTGGTTTTGTGGATGTGGCTTGTCCTAACAAGAGCTGTGCAGATTACGGGAAAACTGAAAACGGTAATATTGTGGGTAATGGAACCTACCAGACAAAAAATGGTCCTGTTCACAAATTTATTTGTCGAACATGCTCTAAAAGTTTCACTTCACATTCAAATACAATATTACACGATTTAAGAACAAATGAAGAGACAGTTTTTTTGGCTTTGAAAATGATTTTAAAAGGCATGAGTTTACGGAGCACAGCAGAAGTTTTAGGTGTTAAACTGGATACTGTGCGCAGATGGCTGCGCATAGCTTCTGAACACAGCGAAGAAATAAACAAAGTCCTTATGAAAGACATAAAAGTTGATAAAGTGGAGTTAGATGAGTTGTGGACTTTTGTTAAAAAAAAACAGTTCCGAGAATGGAGCATGAATCAGAAGATGAAAGATGGATCTGGTTAAGCTTCGCACCTGAACACAGACTAATCCTAGCAGCCTACGCAGGTGCCATGACTCAAGATGCGGCTGATGAGATTGTTAAACAAACATGTGATCGAATAAACGAAGAGGAATTACCTTTATTTGTCACCGACGGAAGAAAATACTACGCACAAGCACTATTGGACAGATACAGCTATACAAAGGAGTTTTCAAGGACCGATAAACGAGGACGTCCACGAAAACCGAAACAAATGCCATTGCCTGAGTTAAAATATGCTCAAGTAGTGAAGGAGCGAGAGGGAAGTAAAGTGGTTAATATTGAAAAACGCATTATATATGGTATGGAAGAAGATATTGACTTTAGTTTCATCTCTACTTCTTACATAGAACGAGAAAATTTGACTTTAAGACAAGATAACAACAGATTAACAAGAAAAACATTAGGATATTCCAAAAAAGACGAATGGCTCCAACACCACGCCACACTACAAATGACAGACCATAACTTCGTACGAACACACGATTCCCTGAAAAAACCTTGCAAAACACATTTAAATGGTAAATTGTGGAGAAAATATCAAAAAAGAACACCTATGATGTCCGTAGGAATCACAGACCATATCTGGACCCTGGAAGAATTACTAACATTCCCATACCACAAAAACATCAACACATAAAAGGGTCAACACCAAAAGGTGCAATGTCGCGAATAAATATCAGAATAGAAATCCTAAACCAGATAAAGGTTTTTGACTCTTAACCCCCAAGTTTTTGACAGAGCCATGATATTGGTTTTTTATAATAATATAAAGATTAAATTATATATCTAATAAGAGATTACAGTTCAGATTATCAAAATAATCCAAACAGCGGATAACCAGTCTATAAATTAGTATGAGATGGTAAAGAATTAATCGTGGATAGGGGGTGCTTTTTTGTCTTTGAGAAAATTCTCACGACCATACCTGGTTTCAAGTAGATGCATTGAATTTGAGGCTTGCCGTTACAACGGCCTTATTATAAGAAGTAGTATGGTGGAAAAGCTTAAAAAGCACGCTGACTTCGCCCCAGTATGTCCAGAGGTGGAAATTGGGCTGGGAATACCCCGAAAACCTATTCACCTGGAAAAGGACCATGAACAGATAGAACTGGTTCAACCAGCCACTGGATACAATTGCACAGATAAAATGTTAGAATTTTCAGATTCATTTTTAAAGTCCCTTGAGGGTGTTGATGGTTTTATATTGAAAAATAAATCCCCATCATGTGGAGTAAAGGCAGTTAAAGTATATCCTAAAGGTGGAATGTCAAGACCCTGGACAGATGGGATTGGATTATTCGCTGCAGCAGTTTTTAGATGCTACCCACTCACCCCAGTGGAGGATGAGGGACGGTTGCGTAATTATCACCTTCGGGAAAATTTCCTCACCCGTATTTACACCCTGGCAGATTTCAGGCAGAATGTCTCCAATGGTGATTTTAGTAATATACTCGATTTTCACCGTAAAAATAAGCTCTTATTTTCATCATTCAGTCAAATACACTCCCAGAAACTGGGAAGATTGGTATCCAACTCAAAAAAAATACCATTTCCGGAATTGGTTCAAAAATATGGGACTGTTATGAAAGAGATGCTTAAGAATGATCCCCTGCCTCCGGCTAATATTAATGTATTGATGCATGCATTTGGTCATTTTTCCAGGGATCTCACCCCTCCTGAGAAATCATTCTTCCTGGATTCTCTGGAAAAATATCGCCAGGGAAGAGTTCCCCTTCTGGTGAACCAAAACTTACTTAAATCATGGATTATCCGTTTTAACAATGAATATTTGATGGATCAAACTTTTTTCGAACCTTACCCTGAGGAGTTAATGGAAATAACATTCATTTAATCAACTAGTCCTTCAATTTAATCAAAAATTCCCATATATTCAAAAATTACATTGTAAATCACTCAACACTAAACAAGATCCTAATTAAGTGATTTACCGGGATGATAATGGGATTAGATGAGTCCATTAACAGCAGGGTGAATTAATGATCAATCAAGGGGATGAAATATGATCCATACTGAACGTATAAAAAAACTAAACCAGAAACCGTTGAAGGAGGGTGATTATGTTTTATACTGGATGCAGGCTTCTCCCCGGGCACACTGTAACCATGCACTGGAATACGGTATAAAAAAGGCCAACCGCCTTAAAAAACCTTTAGTAGTATTTTTTGGGATAACTAAACAATTTCCGGAGGCCAATAACCGGCATTACACTTTTCTTCTCCAGGGACTTCAGCATGTTCAAAATTCACTGGATAAAAGGGGAATAAAAATGGCTATTCAGATAGTCTCCCCACCGAAAGGTGCAATTGAACTGGCCGAAAATGCTTCAGTGGTGGTTGTGGATAAAGGCTACCTTACTATACAACGTGAATGGGTCAAAAAAGCCATAGATTGGTTAAAATGTTCGTTAATACAGGTGGAAACCAATGTGGTAGTTCCCGTGGAAACTGCATCAGCCAAGGAAGAGTATTCTGCTGCCACTTTCCGCAGAAAGATCAATAAAAAACTGGATGAATTTTTAGTACCCCTTAAAATGGAAAAACTAATTACACATTCTAGTGATATTAACATGGATTCGTATTCATTTGATGATTTACATTCCATTATTTCTCAGTTAGGATTAAAATCTAAAGTGGCCCCTGTTAGTAAATACAAGGGTGGGACTTTGAATGCCATTAAACTACTGGGTACTTTCATTAAACATAAGCTGGATCA
This DNA window, taken from Methanobacterium subterraneum, encodes the following:
- a CDS encoding YbgA family protein, giving the protein MSLRKFSRPYLVSSRCIEFEACRYNGLIIRSSMVEKLKKHADFAPVCPEVEIGLGIPRKPIHLEKDHEQIELVQPATGYNCTDKMLEFSDSFLKSLEGVDGFILKNKSPSCGVKAVKVYPKGGMSRPWTDGIGLFAAAVFRCYPLTPVEDEGRLRNYHLRENFLTRIYTLADFRQNVSNGDFSNILDFHRKNKLLFSSFSQIHSQKLGRLVSNSKKIPFPELVQKYGTVMKEMLKNDPLPPANINVLMHAFGHFSRDLTPPEKSFFLDSLEKYRQGRVPLLVNQNLLKSWIIRFNNEYLMDQTFFEPYPEELMEITFI
- a CDS encoding helix-turn-helix domain-containing protein translates to MGVRGPKPGFVDVACPNKSCADYGKTENGNIVGNGTYQTKNGPVHKFICRTCSKSFTSHSNTILHDLRTNEETVFLALKMILKGMSLRSTAEVLGVKLDTVRRWLRIASEHSEEINKVLMKDIKVDKVELDELWTFVKKKQFREWSMNQKMKDGSG
- the phrB gene encoding deoxyribodipyrimidine photo-lyase; its protein translation is MIHTERIKKLNQKPLKEGDYVLYWMQASPRAHCNHALEYGIKKANRLKKPLVVFFGITKQFPEANNRHYTFLLQGLQHVQNSLDKRGIKMAIQIVSPPKGAIELAENASVVVVDKGYLTIQREWVKKAIDWLKCSLIQVETNVVVPVETASAKEEYSAATFRRKINKKLDEFLVPLKMEKLITHSSDINMDSYSFDDLHSIISQLGLKSKVAPVSKYKGGTLNAIKLLGTFIKHKLDHFPDRNDPSTDYLSHMSPYLHFGQVSPLHIALEILKTKSPGKSTYLEELIVRRELAVNFVYHNPEYDNLKCLPDWAYKTLSKHQNDKREYTYSFKEFENAGTHDPYWNAAQLEMVHTGKMHGYMRMYWGKKILEWTHDPEEAYQIALKLNNKYELDGRDPNAYAGVAWCFGKHDRAWKEREIFGKVRYMNDRGLRRKFKIDSYVGAVNNLVS